A stretch of the Vanacampus margaritifer isolate UIUO_Vmar chromosome 6, RoL_Vmar_1.0, whole genome shotgun sequence genome encodes the following:
- the anapc13 gene encoding anaphase-promoting complex subunit 13: protein MDSEIQRDGRVLDLTDDAWREDRLPYEDVTIPLTELPEAEQDNGGSTESVKEQEMKWTDLSLQSLHENTPNTGS from the exons ATGGACAGTGAAATCCAACGAGACGGTAGAGTTTTAGATCTCACTGATGACGCCTGGAGGGAAGACAGACTGCCCTATGAAGATGTCACAATCCCGCTG ACTGAACTCCCTGAGGCTGAGCAGGACAATGGTGGATCCACAGAGTCCGTGAAGGAACAAGAGATGAAGTGGACAGACCTTTCCCTGCAGAGCCTTCATGAAAACACTCCGAACACTGGAAGTTGA